Proteins from one Gemmatimonadota bacterium genomic window:
- a CDS encoding multicopper oxidase family protein, protein MRGRGLLKLATGFGSRRGAFAAAVSCALLVACASGPAADPGVAPPEAPAAAPGGGDTAGMDHGAMGHGGPDTDPAAWRMPPMDMSMPMIPQLMGLSPKTDPFLPGLGVDPAALPAAAYREVVDMQDGDTLALEAGLVRRTINGRTFVMYGFNGQYPGPLIQAPQGATIVVRLTNATELPTSVHWHGVRLDNRFDGVPGVTQDPVEPGGTFDYEIFFRDAGVYWYHPHHREDIAQDLGLYGNMMVTSPDPEYFNPVNTEEVVLLDDILIDGAGIIPYGRDRATHALMGRFGNVLLMNGETDYRVDARRGDVVRFFLTNVSNTRVFNLSFDGGVTKVIGSDIGLYEREALVESVVISPAERYIVEVLYDEPGEHTITNRIQAIDHYRGVFQTQVDTLGAVVVDAEGTAESHRVAFDHLRENSGVVEEIDGFREHFDRPVDYELELGADIGSLPLPLIQMMAIDTFYYHPVEWNDIMPVMNYLSTARDVRWFLRDVATAKENMDIDWSFEVGDVARVRFRNQPTSMHPMHHPMHLHGQRFLVLERDGVRNTNFVWKDTAVIPLGSVVDLLVEMSNPGDWMLHCHISEHLETGMKTVFRVNPVSTGDSR, encoded by the coding sequence GTGCGCGGTCGTGGGCTTCTGAAGTTGGCCACCGGGTTCGGGAGCCGCCGCGGGGCGTTCGCAGCGGCGGTCTCGTGCGCGCTGCTCGTCGCGTGTGCCTCGGGTCCCGCCGCGGACCCGGGCGTTGCCCCGCCCGAGGCGCCCGCGGCGGCGCCGGGCGGCGGCGACACGGCCGGCATGGACCACGGCGCCATGGGACACGGCGGGCCCGACACGGACCCCGCGGCCTGGCGCATGCCGCCGATGGACATGAGCATGCCGATGATCCCGCAGCTCATGGGCCTCAGCCCCAAGACGGACCCGTTCCTGCCCGGCCTCGGGGTTGACCCGGCGGCGCTACCGGCGGCGGCCTACCGGGAGGTGGTGGACATGCAGGACGGGGACACGCTGGCGCTGGAAGCGGGGCTGGTCCGGCGCACGATCAACGGCCGTACGTTCGTCATGTACGGATTCAACGGGCAGTACCCGGGCCCGCTGATCCAGGCGCCGCAAGGGGCCACGATCGTGGTTCGGCTCACCAACGCCACGGAGCTGCCGACCTCGGTCCACTGGCACGGCGTCCGCCTGGACAACCGCTTCGACGGCGTCCCGGGCGTCACGCAGGACCCCGTAGAGCCCGGGGGCACGTTCGACTACGAGATCTTCTTCCGCGACGCCGGCGTCTACTGGTACCACCCCCACCACCGGGAGGACATCGCTCAGGATCTGGGCCTGTACGGCAACATGATGGTGACCTCTCCGGACCCGGAGTACTTCAACCCGGTCAACACGGAAGAGGTCGTCCTCCTGGACGACATCCTGATCGATGGGGCGGGGATCATCCCGTACGGAAGGGATCGTGCCACGCACGCTCTCATGGGACGGTTCGGCAACGTGTTGCTGATGAACGGGGAGACGGACTACCGAGTGGACGCGCGGCGCGGCGATGTGGTCCGCTTCTTCCTCACCAACGTCTCCAACACCCGGGTGTTCAACCTGTCCTTCGACGGCGGGGTCACAAAGGTGATCGGGTCCGACATCGGGCTGTACGAGCGCGAGGCGCTGGTCGAGAGCGTGGTTATCTCGCCCGCCGAGCGCTACATCGTCGAAGTTCTCTACGACGAGCCCGGCGAGCACACGATTACCAACCGGATCCAGGCGATCGACCACTACCGGGGCGTCTTCCAGACGCAGGTGGACACCCTGGGAGCGGTGGTCGTGGACGCGGAAGGGACGGCGGAAAGCCACCGCGTCGCGTTCGACCACCTACGGGAGAACAGCGGTGTGGTCGAAGAAATCGACGGCTTCCGCGAACACTTTGACAGACCGGTCGACTACGAGCTGGAGTTGGGGGCGGACATCGGCTCGCTGCCGCTGCCGCTCATCCAGATGATGGCCATCGACACGTTCTACTACCACCCGGTGGAGTGGAACGACATCATGCCCGTGATGAACTACCTGTCCACCGCACGGGACGTGCGCTGGTTCTTGCGGGATGTGGCGACGGCCAAGGAAAACATGGACATCGACTGGAGCTTCGAGGTGGGCGACGTGGCGCGCGTTCGCTTCCGTAACCAGCCCACGTCGATGCACCCGATGCACCACCCGATGCACCTGCACGGGCAGCGGTTTCTTGTGCTGGAGCGAGACGGCGTGCGGAACACCAATTTCGTGTGGAAGGACACCGCCGTGATCCCGCTCGGGTCGGTGGTGGATTTGCTGGTCGAAATGTCGAATCCGGGAGATTGGATGCTGCACTGCCACATCTCCGAACACCTGGAAACGGGCATGAAGACGGTGTTCCGAGTGAACCCCGTCTCCACGGGAGATAGCCGATGA